Proteins from a genomic interval of Gammaproteobacteria bacterium:
- a CDS encoding sulfotransferase domain-containing protein — protein MSTAIDTKWGTPSPVHDPYALAHFQARPSDVLITTAPKAGTTWMMQILHQLRSGGDAGFASIFDVVPWLEFPGDGRPWQERLAEFERIPNPRVFKTHCTCPQTPGVDKVRIVLTSRDPRDCCVSMYHHQLNMTDEARARMGVPVPTSFDAFFDRWMGFGSWFRNVASWWPRRDADNILWLRYEDLVRDLGAAVDRLLTFLNWTLTATQRERVLEYCSFDWMKRHGDKFNARLPNGKPVFKPESFIRKGAVGDHKTLLRPEQEQAVLERVVRELPAECVAFLGLNPRSRR, from the coding sequence ATGAGCACCGCCATCGACACCAAATGGGGCACGCCCTCACCCGTCCATGACCCCTATGCCCTTGCCCACTTTCAGGCCCGTCCCAGCGACGTGCTCATCACCACGGCGCCCAAGGCCGGCACCACCTGGATGATGCAGATTCTGCATCAGCTGCGCAGCGGCGGTGATGCCGGTTTTGCCAGTATTTTCGACGTGGTGCCGTGGCTGGAGTTTCCCGGCGACGGGCGCCCCTGGCAGGAGCGGCTGGCGGAGTTTGAACGTATTCCCAATCCCCGTGTGTTCAAAACCCATTGCACCTGTCCGCAAACACCCGGCGTCGACAAAGTGCGTATCGTGCTCACCTCGCGCGATCCGCGCGACTGCTGCGTGAGCATGTATCACCACCAGCTCAATATGACGGATGAGGCCCGCGCACGCATGGGCGTGCCGGTGCCCACATCGTTCGACGCGTTCTTCGACAGATGGATGGGCTTCGGTTCCTGGTTTCGCAACGTGGCGAGCTGGTGGCCCCGGCGCGACGCAGACAATATTCTCTGGTTGCGCTATGAAGACCTGGTGCGGGATTTGGGCGCCGCTGTCGACCGGCTGTTGACGTTTCTCAACTGGACGCTTACGGCGACGCAAAGAGAACGCGTGCTGGAATATTGTTCTTTCGACTGGATGAAACGCCACGGCGACAAATTCAACGCCCGCCTGCCGAACGGCAAGCCTGTTTTCAAACCGGAATCGTTTATCCGAAAAGGCGCGGTGGGTGATCACAAGACGTTACTGCGGCCGGAGCAGGAACAGGCTGTCCTGGAGCGCGTTGTGCGGGAACTGCCGGCGGAGTGTGTGGCTTTTCTCGGATTGAACCCACGGTCCCGCCGCTGA